In Macadamia integrifolia cultivar HAES 741 chromosome 12, SCU_Mint_v3, whole genome shotgun sequence, the following are encoded in one genomic region:
- the LOC122056921 gene encoding pectinesterase inhibitor-like → MAATVVRLFFLLPLAMSLTFFNLNPCEATRARLDLIASTCKNSVFKSLCVHTLRSNAKSSNADLKGLASITIENTLATATTTSNHITILLNATPTATADLFTHQCLSDCSQSYVNAINQLKGSLVALGNGNYNDVSIALSVAMSAVELCEEGFSSDSGHVSVLKDTNSKFTQLCSNALAITNNLAGPGFSV, encoded by the coding sequence atggcggcAACAGTGGTACGTTTGTTCTTCCTCCTACCTCTGGCCATGTCCCTGACCTTCTTCAACCTCAATCCATGCGAAGCAACAAGGGCTCGTCTTGACCTTATTGCCAGCACTTGCAAAAACTCTGTGTTCAAGTCCCTGTGTGTACATACCCTACGCTCCAATGCCAAAAGCAGTAATGCAGATCTCAAGGGCTTGGCGTCCATCACAATCGAGAACACACTGGCCACCGCAACCACCACATCTAACCACATAACCATCTTACTCAACGCCACCCCCACCGCCACCGCTGACCTATTCACTCACCAATGTCTCTCCGATTGTAGCCAGAGCTACGTTAACGCCATTAATCAACTCAAGGGTAGCCTCGTTGCTTTGGGTAACGGAAACTACAATGATGTCAGCATAGCCCTCTCTGTTGCCATGTCGGCTGTGGAGCTTTGTGAGGAAGGGTTCTCGTCAGATTCAGGCCATGTCTCGGTGCTGAAAGACACTAATTCCAAATTTACTCAGCTTTGCAGTAATGCTTTGGCGATTACCAACAATTTGGCTGGACCAGGATTTTCAGTTTAA